A single window of Chitinophaga sp. XS-30 DNA harbors:
- the galE gene encoding UDP-glucose 4-epimerase GalE, which translates to MQKVLVTGGCGYIGSHTIVDLINHGFEVVSVDSNIRSSTQLLEGVEKITGKKVRNYKVDLCNLEDTHAVFHENRDIIGVIHFAALKSVGESVNDPLYYFQNNITSLVNVLKCIKEFNIPNFVFSSSCSVYGNAEALPVVEETPLGEAQSPYARTKQMGEQIIEDYSRVNSTKSILLRYFNPVGAHPSALIGELPLGKPDNLVPVITQVAIGKLPKMTVFGTNYPTRDGSCIRDYIHVMDIANAHTKALQYLLESRNTENCEVLNLGTGNGVTVLEAIQAFEKVSGLKLNYELGEGRPGDVIAIYANNTKAREKLGWVPESGIEDMMRTAWQWEVALRDRVLNN; encoded by the coding sequence ATGCAAAAAGTCCTCGTCACCGGCGGGTGTGGATACATCGGGTCCCATACCATCGTAGATCTGATCAATCATGGATTTGAAGTAGTATCCGTAGACAGCAATATCCGCAGCTCTACGCAGTTGCTGGAAGGGGTGGAAAAGATCACCGGTAAAAAAGTGCGCAACTACAAAGTGGACCTTTGCAACCTGGAGGATACCCATGCGGTTTTCCACGAGAACAGGGATATCATCGGTGTGATCCATTTTGCAGCGCTCAAAAGCGTAGGGGAATCCGTAAATGATCCCCTGTACTACTTTCAGAACAACATTACCTCCCTGGTGAATGTGCTGAAATGCATCAAGGAATTCAACATCCCCAATTTTGTGTTCTCCTCCTCCTGTTCCGTGTACGGCAATGCGGAAGCTTTGCCCGTGGTGGAAGAAACCCCGCTCGGCGAAGCCCAGTCCCCATACGCCCGCACCAAGCAGATGGGTGAACAGATCATTGAGGACTACAGCCGGGTGAACAGCACTAAAAGCATCCTGCTGCGTTATTTCAACCCCGTAGGCGCGCATCCTTCCGCACTGATCGGGGAGCTGCCGCTGGGCAAGCCGGACAATCTCGTGCCGGTGATCACGCAGGTGGCTATCGGCAAACTGCCTAAAATGACCGTTTTCGGCACCAATTACCCTACGCGCGACGGTTCCTGCATCCGCGATTACATCCATGTGATGGACATTGCCAATGCCCATACCAAAGCGCTCCAGTATCTGCTGGAAAGCCGCAATACGGAGAACTGCGAGGTGCTCAACCTCGGCACAGGCAATGGTGTAACAGTGCTGGAAGCCATCCAGGCATTCGAAAAGGTATCCGGCCTCAAACTGAACTATGAGCTGGGTGAAGGCCGCCCCGGGGATGTGATCGCCATCTACGCCAACAATACCAAAGCCCGGGAAAAACTGGGCTGGGTGCCGGAATCCGGTATCGAAGACATGATGCGCACAGCCTGGCAATGGGAAGTAGCGCTGCGCGACAGGGTTTTGAACAATTAA
- a CDS encoding M57 family metalloprotease — protein sequence MKMLKPFLLLCSILFIISCRKEVAPEQSAVSESTQSRVNPEHLQAAWLLGFDTVGARYLNDGLLVGGDVLMDKQYLENLLKAYKASSANERHAHTANLVTGNNTNITVSLQDNLINTYSVVLALQGALSHLNAVSDCRLNFMYASNDANADIKIYRSYDFNSYAYAFWPTGNGQPGSKVYFNLDLANGRTQGQNILLFVHEIGHCLGLRHADWDNIGEPVAAYDDDWTYGGATYIPGTPTYDASSVMNHDIGILGLSWSSFSTYDIVALRYLYPLETGTVFESYINGPVNISQAGQHNHSNGAAYSCGNYEWRLLNASAQVIYDFWDEECGGLEWSNILSPGTYYLEARLKNTEAPGVWYSKAVNVQ from the coding sequence ATGAAAATGTTAAAACCCTTTCTGCTTCTTTGCTCGATCCTGTTTATTATCTCCTGCCGGAAAGAGGTGGCCCCTGAACAGTCTGCCGTCAGCGAAAGCACTCAGTCCCGCGTGAACCCCGAACACCTGCAGGCCGCCTGGCTGCTCGGCTTTGATACGGTCGGTGCCCGTTACCTCAACGACGGACTGCTGGTAGGCGGAGACGTATTGATGGATAAACAGTACCTTGAAAATTTACTGAAGGCTTACAAGGCCTCTTCAGCTAACGAGCGGCATGCCCATACGGCAAACCTCGTAACAGGAAACAATACCAATATCACAGTCAGCCTTCAGGATAATCTGATCAACACCTATTCTGTTGTACTTGCTTTGCAGGGAGCGCTGAGTCATCTGAATGCAGTCAGTGACTGCCGGCTGAATTTCATGTATGCTTCCAATGATGCAAATGCGGATATCAAAATATACAGGTCTTATGATTTCAACAGTTATGCCTACGCATTCTGGCCTACCGGAAACGGGCAGCCAGGCAGCAAGGTCTATTTTAATCTGGACCTGGCCAATGGCAGAACGCAAGGGCAAAATATACTGCTTTTTGTTCATGAGATCGGTCACTGCCTTGGCCTGAGACACGCGGACTGGGACAATATCGGCGAACCTGTAGCAGCCTATGACGATGACTGGACGTATGGCGGGGCGACCTATATTCCAGGAACACCCACGTACGATGCCAGTTCGGTCATGAATCATGATATCGGTATCCTCGGCCTGTCATGGTCTTCCTTTTCCACCTATGATATTGTGGCACTGCGTTATCTGTATCCATTGGAAACAGGAACAGTATTCGAAAGCTATATCAATGGCCCTGTGAACATCAGCCAGGCAGGGCAGCACAACCATTCAAACGGCGCTGCGTACAGCTGTGGCAACTACGAATGGCGTTTATTGAATGCCAGTGCCCAGGTCATTTACGATTTTTGGGATGAAGAGTGCGGCGGGCTGGAATGGAGTAATATCCTTTCGCCGGGAACCTATTACCTGGAAGCCCGGCTGAAGAATACGGAGGCGCCGGGAGTGTGGTATTCCAAAGCCGTAAACGTTCAATAA
- a CDS encoding TonB-dependent receptor → MRYIFTALFLLTLIPAAMAQVGTVSGTVVDGENGDLLIGVNIRVKQTNGGAVTGIDGKYNLKLPPGKYTLEFSYVSYQSKLVEQLDVKSGGLTSLDIALSQKSVDLQQVVITASAIDNSEVSVLRLQKNSLSVQDGISSQEIAKIGFSNSAESMKRVTGASVEGGKFIVMRGLGDRYSISQMDGMSLPSTDPYRNSASMDLIPSTMVDNIVVKKTFTPDLPGNFTGGAVDITTKSLPDRFYLNVSASVGINDQATFNNNFLSDPIKGKTDWLGFDDGSRKRPDLARNNPYMTSLGSTIANIQNNPDNQQLINDFNTSMRVFADRPYSVSAGSPGLNRSLNLATGNRFKTANGNAFGFNLGLNYQHDNRFYDNRSINNYKANISSENRMQRFLYSSGSESQSTATVGGIASAAYQFGKNEVGVSAIYNNTGDQSVLNLDKGSFPGALSSGEYRNRVIGFQQRSLLNTQLKGKHMASFFGETKIEWAANYILSSQYEPDLRFLGAPVTTAGTYYFVREVPNPFHFFRDLKDNQYMGKLDLTSTLKKFTLKYGGFISRKERDFTEYRYQLSTTGTNPADAEYLSFGEAGGDFDRFFSAGNTGVLGKSGSQAIFGNSYEDQTQPSNLYEGYEQVMAAYLMGTFNITPKLKTVVGARIETTDYEVAVKSSNKAPGKIDALDVLPSLNFIYALNDKTNLRLSGSRTLARPNMREMAPFISFDLLGGFPIVGNPDIERTNITNVDFRYELFPKSDELFAVSLFYKNFQNPIVTELDATSDQPQYKYVNSEQANLAGAEIEFRKGLAFIDPAMKNFKFGVNFTYIYSRVRLRPEEYEIRKVVDPELKNWRPFAAQSPYIFNLLLSYDQKEKGWESTVFANLFGPRLSANGAGAAPDVYEVFGRLKDKAENRLKNNVPVPELNFRIRKQFKSHFSVALNVNNILDYDVVNYQEHNGEYFTTQSYNPGRVYKLTLGYSISR, encoded by the coding sequence ATGAGATATATTTTTACAGCGTTATTTTTATTGACCCTCATACCGGCCGCAATGGCACAGGTAGGCACTGTTTCGGGCACTGTGGTAGATGGAGAGAATGGGGACCTGCTCATAGGGGTGAATATCCGCGTTAAACAGACCAACGGCGGCGCCGTTACCGGCATTGATGGCAAGTATAACCTGAAATTGCCTCCCGGTAAATACACACTCGAATTCTCTTATGTTTCCTACCAGTCCAAACTGGTAGAGCAGCTGGATGTTAAATCAGGCGGACTGACCAGCCTGGATATTGCGCTTTCCCAAAAATCGGTAGACCTGCAGCAGGTGGTTATCACTGCCAGTGCTATTGATAATAGTGAAGTATCTGTTTTACGGCTTCAGAAAAACTCCCTGTCTGTTCAGGATGGCATTTCCTCCCAGGAAATCGCCAAGATCGGCTTCAGCAATTCCGCTGAATCCATGAAACGGGTGACCGGGGCCTCCGTAGAAGGCGGCAAGTTCATTGTTATGCGCGGGCTTGGCGACCGTTACAGTATTTCACAGATGGATGGCATGTCCCTGCCCAGTACAGACCCCTATCGCAATAGTGCGAGTATGGACCTCATCCCCTCTACAATGGTGGACAACATCGTTGTAAAAAAGACATTTACGCCGGACCTTCCGGGAAACTTCACTGGCGGCGCGGTAGATATTACTACCAAATCCCTGCCTGACCGTTTTTACCTGAATGTCTCCGCTTCTGTTGGCATAAATGATCAGGCTACTTTCAATAACAATTTCCTGTCCGATCCCATCAAAGGGAAAACAGATTGGCTGGGTTTTGACGATGGCTCCCGGAAACGCCCGGACCTGGCCCGCAATAATCCCTATATGACCAGTCTGGGTAGTACGATTGCGAATATTCAGAACAATCCGGACAACCAGCAGCTCATCAATGACTTCAATACATCGATGCGGGTATTTGCTGACCGGCCATATTCCGTTTCAGCAGGTTCTCCTGGCCTCAACAGAAGCCTTAACCTGGCTACCGGCAACCGCTTCAAGACGGCGAACGGAAATGCTTTCGGGTTTAACCTCGGCTTGAATTACCAGCACGATAACAGGTTCTACGACAACCGTTCCATTAACAACTATAAGGCAAACATCTCCAGTGAGAACAGGATGCAGCGTTTTCTTTACAGTTCGGGATCGGAAAGCCAGTCTACTGCCACTGTCGGAGGGATCGCTTCGGCAGCCTATCAGTTTGGCAAGAATGAAGTAGGCGTTAGCGCCATTTATAATAATACCGGAGACCAATCTGTGCTGAACCTGGATAAAGGGTCTTTCCCCGGCGCGCTTTCCTCAGGGGAGTATCGCAACAGGGTGATCGGCTTTCAGCAGCGCAGTTTATTGAATACGCAGCTGAAAGGCAAGCATATGGCATCCTTCTTCGGAGAAACCAAGATAGAATGGGCCGCCAACTATATACTTTCCAGCCAGTATGAACCGGACCTGCGTTTCCTGGGTGCACCGGTTACCACCGCAGGCACCTATTATTTTGTTCGCGAAGTGCCCAATCCTTTCCATTTCTTCCGTGATCTGAAAGACAATCAATATATGGGGAAACTGGACCTGACCAGTACCCTCAAAAAATTCACGTTGAAGTATGGCGGGTTCATCAGCAGGAAGGAACGTGATTTTACGGAATACCGCTACCAGTTGTCCACCACCGGCACCAACCCGGCTGATGCGGAGTATCTGAGTTTCGGCGAGGCCGGCGGCGATTTTGACCGTTTCTTTAGTGCAGGCAATACCGGCGTACTGGGCAAAAGCGGATCACAGGCCATTTTTGGGAACTCTTATGAAGATCAAACCCAGCCTTCCAATCTGTATGAAGGATACGAGCAGGTGATGGCCGCATATCTGATGGGAACGTTCAATATCACCCCGAAGTTGAAAACCGTGGTGGGTGCAAGGATAGAAACTACAGATTATGAAGTGGCTGTGAAATCGAGCAACAAAGCTCCCGGCAAGATCGATGCGCTCGATGTATTGCCCTCCCTCAACTTTATCTATGCGTTAAACGATAAAACCAATCTCCGTCTTAGCGGCAGCCGTACCTTAGCGCGCCCTAACATGCGGGAAATGGCGCCGTTCATTTCGTTCGATCTGCTGGGTGGATTTCCTATCGTGGGCAACCCGGACATTGAAAGGACCAATATTACCAATGTGGATTTCCGCTATGAACTGTTCCCGAAATCGGACGAACTGTTTGCAGTCAGCCTCTTCTACAAGAATTTCCAGAATCCGATCGTTACAGAATTAGACGCAACCTCCGATCAGCCGCAGTACAAGTACGTAAACAGTGAGCAAGCCAATCTCGCGGGCGCCGAAATAGAATTCAGAAAAGGGCTTGCTTTCATCGATCCGGCCATGAAGAATTTCAAATTTGGTGTAAACTTCACGTACATATATTCCAGGGTGAGGTTGCGGCCGGAGGAATATGAGATCCGTAAAGTGGTAGATCCTGAACTGAAGAACTGGCGTCCGTTCGCGGCACAGTCCCCGTACATATTCAATCTGTTGTTATCTTATGATCAGAAAGAAAAGGGTTGGGAATCCACCGTGTTTGCCAACCTGTTCGGCCCCAGGCTTTCTGCCAACGGCGCCGGTGCAGCTCCGGATGTTTATGAGGTGTTTGGCCGCCTGAAAGATAAAGCGGAAAACAGGCTCAAGAATAATGTTCCCGTTCCGGAGCTGAACTTCCGGATCAGGAAGCAATTCAAAAGCCACTTCTCTGTTGCATTGAATGTGAATAATATTCTCGATTACGATGTGGTGAACTACCAGGAGCATAATGGAGAATATTTCACGACACAAAGTTATAACCCGGGCAGGGTCTATAAACTGACACTAGGGTACTCTATCAGCAGGTAA
- a CDS encoding DUF47 domain-containing protein: MGGFNSIVKLFMPKDRVFYSLFEDVAANLVEMGKVLVELVETKDMDIRKDKVHLIERLEHKNDDYTHRIFVELGQNFITPFDREDIHYLASTLDDVADYIHGSAKRIDMYKVTNINDSVRKLADLINQGVQELARAIPELRNMSNMRVITDACVKINSLENHADDIYDRAIADLFDQESNAVELIKMREIYQALEIATDKCEDSANVIETIIIKYA; encoded by the coding sequence ATGGGAGGCTTTAATTCTATTGTTAAACTGTTCATGCCTAAAGACCGGGTATTTTATTCCTTATTTGAGGATGTGGCGGCGAATCTTGTGGAAATGGGCAAAGTGCTGGTGGAACTGGTGGAGACAAAAGACATGGATATCCGTAAGGACAAAGTGCACCTGATCGAGCGGCTGGAGCACAAGAACGATGATTATACGCACCGTATCTTCGTAGAATTGGGGCAGAACTTCATTACTCCCTTTGACCGGGAAGACATCCACTACCTGGCCTCCACGCTGGATGATGTGGCAGACTACATACATGGTTCCGCCAAACGTATAGACATGTACAAGGTGACCAATATCAATGACAGTGTGCGCAAGCTGGCGGACCTGATCAATCAGGGCGTACAGGAGCTGGCCCGGGCCATTCCGGAACTGCGCAATATGAGCAATATGCGCGTGATCACCGATGCCTGTGTAAAGATCAACAGCCTCGAGAATCATGCGGATGATATTTATGACCGTGCCATCGCCGATCTGTTCGACCAGGAAAGCAATGCTGTAGAGCTGATCAAGATGCGCGAGATCTATCAGGCGCTGGAAATCGCTACCGACAAGTGCGAAGATTCCGCCAATGTGATAGAAACCATTATCATCAAATATGCTTAG
- a CDS encoding porin — MIRIRQVALTVFFICFAFSARAQFLMDMIDTTTALGKGMIAMYQNYDHLRISGYMQPQYQYSTGKGMGDYQGGAMAPESDNRFMFRRGRIRFDYAHYNKKNLPTVQFVFQFDGTERGVNIRDFWGRFFDGKWDVMSLTMGMFARPFGFEVNYSSSDREAPERGRMSQILMKTERDMGAMVSWEPRQKSHPLSFLKVDFGLFNGQGLAGPEDFDSHKDIIARVALKPTAINQQKWLLSVGASILYGGLEQFTPVIYRMQKGRSTEDFARDSSAANIGLIAPRHYYGGDAQFVIPNTKGFTQFRAEYIRGTQTSTGDRSETPGSIPMIDEAYAPLYIRNFDGAYLNFLQHLGSEKHQLVLKYDWYDPNTRASGRQIGKDGLNLTAADIRFDTFGAGYVYYFNEHMKATLWFDRIWNESTSLEGYESDVDDNMFTCRLQYRF; from the coding sequence ATGATCCGAATCAGGCAAGTTGCATTGACTGTTTTTTTTATATGTTTTGCTTTTTCCGCCCGGGCACAGTTCCTGATGGATATGATAGATACCACTACCGCATTGGGAAAGGGCATGATAGCCATGTACCAGAATTACGACCATCTCCGCATCAGCGGGTATATGCAACCGCAGTACCAGTACTCCACCGGAAAGGGTATGGGAGACTACCAGGGCGGGGCTATGGCGCCGGAATCGGATAACCGTTTCATGTTCCGCAGGGGCCGTATCCGCTTTGACTATGCACACTACAACAAAAAGAACCTGCCTACCGTACAGTTCGTATTCCAGTTCGACGGAACGGAGCGGGGCGTGAATATCCGTGACTTCTGGGGACGTTTTTTTGATGGTAAATGGGATGTGATGTCGCTCACCATGGGCATGTTTGCGCGGCCTTTCGGCTTTGAAGTCAACTATTCCAGCAGCGACCGTGAGGCGCCGGAACGGGGACGGATGTCCCAGATACTCATGAAAACGGAGCGGGATATGGGAGCTATGGTCAGCTGGGAACCCCGCCAGAAATCCCATCCCCTGTCATTCCTGAAAGTAGATTTCGGACTTTTCAACGGCCAGGGCCTCGCCGGGCCGGAGGATTTCGACAGCCACAAAGACATTATCGCAAGGGTAGCCCTGAAACCAACGGCGATCAATCAGCAAAAATGGCTGCTCTCCGTAGGCGCATCCATATTATACGGCGGCCTGGAACAGTTCACTCCTGTCATCTACCGCATGCAGAAGGGCCGCAGCACCGAAGATTTCGCGCGGGACTCCTCGGCCGCCAACATCGGCCTGATCGCTCCGCGGCACTATTACGGCGGAGACGCCCAGTTCGTGATTCCCAACACCAAAGGGTTCACCCAGTTCCGCGCGGAATACATCCGCGGCACACAAACATCCACAGGCGACAGGTCCGAAACACCCGGCTCCATCCCCATGATCGATGAAGCTTACGCCCCGCTGTATATCCGCAACTTCGATGGCGCCTATCTCAACTTCCTGCAGCACCTGGGCAGCGAAAAACATCAGCTGGTCCTTAAATACGACTGGTACGACCCCAACACCCGCGCGAGCGGCAGGCAAATAGGGAAAGATGGTCTCAACCTCACCGCGGCCGATATTCGTTTTGATACTTTCGGGGCAGGGTATGTGTACTATTTCAACGAGCATATGAAAGCTACGCTGTGGTTCGACCGTATCTGGAATGAATCCACTTCCCTCGAAGGGTATGAATCCGATGTAGACGATAATATGTTCACCTGCCGGTTGCAGTACCGGTTCTAA
- a CDS encoding inorganic phosphate transporter: MVFLVVIIILAFIFDYINGFHDAANSIATIVSTKVLTPFQAVLWAALFNFAAFFVSKYIYGEFKVGNTIAKSVFEQFITLKVIFSGLIAAISWNLLTWWYGIPSSSSHTLIGGFIGAAVANAGGSFDVINYAKVLPTVYFIVLAPFIGMVVAFVITVLIVNICKKGNPYRAESWFKRLQLVSSAAFSLGHGGNDAQKVMGIIAAAMVAQGSIGNLKDVPDWVPFSCFIAIGLGTLSGGWKIVKTMGTRITKVTPLEGVSAETAGAVTLYLTESFGIPVSTTHTITGAIIGVGATKRLSAVRWGVTVNLLWAWILTIPISALLAAGVYFIVDLFI, encoded by the coding sequence ATGGTCTTTCTTGTTGTTATTATAATCCTGGCCTTTATTTTTGATTATATCAACGGTTTTCATGATGCAGCCAATTCTATTGCCACCATCGTGTCTACCAAGGTGCTCACACCCTTCCAGGCGGTATTGTGGGCGGCCCTCTTCAATTTTGCGGCCTTTTTTGTGTCCAAGTATATTTATGGCGAATTCAAGGTGGGCAATACCATTGCCAAGTCCGTATTTGAACAGTTTATCACCCTTAAAGTGATCTTTTCCGGCCTGATCGCGGCCATTTCCTGGAACCTGCTGACCTGGTGGTACGGCATCCCCTCCAGCTCCTCCCATACCCTGATCGGAGGATTCATCGGGGCAGCTGTAGCCAATGCCGGCGGGTCTTTCGATGTGATCAACTACGCCAAAGTATTGCCTACCGTATATTTCATTGTACTGGCTCCTTTTATAGGCATGGTGGTAGCCTTTGTGATCACCGTGCTGATCGTGAACATCTGTAAAAAAGGCAATCCCTACCGGGCGGAAAGCTGGTTCAAACGTCTGCAGCTGGTGTCTTCAGCGGCCTTCAGTCTCGGTCACGGCGGTAACGATGCCCAGAAAGTGATGGGTATCATTGCAGCGGCCATGGTGGCTCAGGGCAGCATCGGCAATCTGAAGGACGTACCGGACTGGGTGCCTTTCTCCTGCTTTATCGCCATAGGCCTGGGTACGCTCAGCGGTGGCTGGAAGATCGTGAAAACCATGGGCACCCGCATCACCAAGGTAACCCCGCTGGAAGGTGTGAGCGCGGAAACAGCCGGTGCTGTTACCCTCTACCTCACGGAAAGCTTTGGTATCCCCGTGAGCACCACCCATACTATTACCGGCGCCATCATCGGGGTGGGTGCTACCAAAAGGCTCTCCGCCGTTCGCTGGGGCGTTACCGTGAACCTGCTCTGGGCATGGATACTCACTATTCCCATCAGCGCATTGCTGGCAGCAGGGGTGTATTTCATTGTAGACCTCTTCATATAA
- the rfbA gene encoding glucose-1-phosphate thymidylyltransferase RfbA codes for MKGIILAGGSGTRLHPITYAISKQIMPVYDKPMIYYPLSTLMLAGIREILIISTPHDLPAFQRLFGDGSQFGLQLSYAEQAVPNGLAQAFVIGKDFIGNDNVALVLGDNIFYGAGLGTQLANNVNPDGGIVYAYQVSDPERYGVVEFDADMKAVSIEEKPEKPKSSFAVPGLYFYDNEVVNIARDLQPSPRGEYEITDVNREYLRRGNLKVSILPRGTAWLDTGTFDSLMQASQFVQVIEQRQGIKIACIEEIAYRKGFIDKAQLEKLAKPLVKSGYGQYLMNLIR; via the coding sequence ATGAAGGGAATTATTCTCGCCGGAGGGTCCGGAACGCGCCTGCATCCGATTACCTACGCCATCAGCAAACAGATCATGCCGGTGTACGACAAACCGATGATCTACTACCCCCTGAGCACGCTGATGCTGGCAGGTATCCGGGAGATCCTGATCATCAGCACCCCTCATGACCTTCCCGCTTTCCAGCGGCTGTTCGGGGACGGCAGCCAGTTCGGCCTGCAGCTCTCTTATGCGGAGCAGGCGGTGCCAAACGGACTGGCCCAGGCTTTCGTGATCGGGAAAGATTTCATCGGCAACGACAATGTGGCCCTGGTACTGGGGGACAATATATTCTACGGCGCGGGCCTCGGCACGCAGCTGGCCAATAACGTCAACCCTGATGGCGGCATCGTATATGCGTACCAGGTATCCGACCCGGAGCGTTACGGCGTAGTGGAGTTCGATGCGGACATGAAAGCCGTGTCCATCGAAGAGAAACCGGAAAAGCCCAAATCATCCTTTGCCGTGCCGGGACTCTATTTTTACGATAATGAAGTAGTGAACATCGCCCGGGACCTGCAGCCCAGCCCGCGCGGGGAATACGAGATCACAGATGTGAACAGGGAATACCTCCGCAGGGGCAACCTTAAAGTTTCCATCCTGCCACGCGGCACCGCCTGGCTGGATACCGGCACTTTCGACTCGCTCATGCAGGCCTCCCAGTTCGTACAGGTGATCGAACAACGGCAGGGCATCAAGATCGCATGCATAGAAGAGATCGCTTACAGAAAAGGGTTCATTGATAAGGCACAGCTGGAAAAACTGGCCAAACCGCTCGTAAAAAGCGGGTACGGACAGTACCTGATGAACCTGATCAGATAA
- a CDS encoding cell wall metabolism sensor histidine kinase WalK: MFKAKNLSPQKLAGFTALVLSLIMVLGCLVLDMSLRVTLIAFVLTFLVSYYLYLYTLQNFIYRKIKLIYKFIYQTKASKREDFFNKNILPLKTIDEVSEDVEKWASQKKEELENLRRNEAFRKEFLLNLSHELKTPIFAVQGYIHTLLDGAIEDPSVNKMFLKNATKNIDRLCRLIDDLDEISKLESGEMTINKELFVIQDLVKDVFDTLSLKANQKEIKFSIKKGCEAPIHVMADKEKIRQVLINLIENSVKYGKPEGQTIASIYNMDGKRVLIEISDSGIGMSEEHLPRVFERFYRTDRARSRDIGGTGLGLAIVKHIVEAHDQTINVRSKLDVGSTFGFTLELGKDN, from the coding sequence ATGTTCAAAGCCAAAAACCTTTCTCCGCAGAAACTCGCCGGCTTTACCGCGCTGGTGCTTTCCCTTATTATGGTACTGGGCTGCCTGGTGCTGGATATGAGCCTCAGGGTAACGCTCATCGCGTTCGTACTGACGTTCCTCGTATCCTACTACCTGTACCTCTATACGCTGCAGAATTTCATCTACCGGAAGATCAAACTGATCTACAAATTCATCTACCAGACCAAGGCGTCCAAAAGGGAAGATTTTTTCAACAAGAACATCCTGCCGCTGAAAACGATAGATGAAGTGAGCGAGGATGTGGAAAAATGGGCGTCCCAGAAGAAGGAAGAACTGGAGAACCTGCGCCGTAACGAAGCTTTCCGCAAGGAATTCCTGCTTAATCTTTCCCACGAGCTGAAAACGCCCATCTTTGCCGTGCAGGGCTACATCCATACATTGCTGGACGGCGCTATTGAAGACCCTTCCGTCAACAAGATGTTCCTGAAGAACGCGACCAAGAATATTGACCGCCTTTGCAGGCTGATCGATGACCTGGACGAGATATCCAAGCTCGAAAGCGGGGAGATGACCATCAACAAGGAACTGTTCGTGATACAGGACCTGGTGAAGGATGTATTCGACACCCTGTCCCTGAAAGCCAATCAGAAAGAGATCAAATTCAGCATCAAGAAAGGCTGCGAAGCGCCGATACATGTGATGGCGGACAAGGAAAAGATCCGCCAGGTGCTGATCAACCTGATCGAGAACTCCGTAAAGTACGGCAAGCCCGAAGGGCAGACCATTGCCAGCATTTACAATATGGACGGGAAACGGGTGCTGATAGAGATCTCGGATAGCGGCATCGGCATGTCTGAAGAGCATCTGCCGCGTGTATTCGAGCGCTTTTACCGGACGGACCGGGCCCGCAGCCGGGATATCGGCGGCACGGGGCTTGGCCTGGCGATCGTGAAGCATATTGTGGAGGCGCATGACCAGACCATCAATGTGCGGAGCAAGCTGGATGTGGGTTCTACCTTCGGGTTCACGCTGGAGCTTGGGAAGGACAATTGA
- a CDS encoding UDP-2,3-diacylglucosamine diphosphatase — MSEKRPLDIVVISDVHLGIYGCHAKELVNYLDSIDPRILVLNGDIIDIWQFSKRFFPKSHTKVIRRILKMIGKGTEVYYLTGNHDEALRKYAGFGLSNFVIDNKLILDVDGKRHWFFHGDVYDVTMKNSKWLAKLGGKGYDLLIILNRLVNHMLEKMGREKMSFSKKVKESVKQAVKFISDFEQTVVEIAVDKQFDVVCCGHIHQPVIKEMSSNGKTVTYLNSGDWVESLTALEYMQGEWKLYQHPASSVKTVIPEEEEETIALEWAASRVISFPGS; from the coding sequence ATGTCCGAAAAACGCCCATTAGATATAGTCGTAATCTCCGATGTTCACCTTGGGATCTACGGCTGTCACGCAAAAGAGCTTGTAAACTACTTGGACAGCATAGATCCGCGGATCCTCGTTCTGAACGGGGATATCATCGATATCTGGCAGTTCAGCAAGCGCTTCTTCCCTAAATCCCATACCAAAGTGATCCGCCGCATCCTGAAAATGATCGGCAAAGGCACGGAAGTCTATTACCTCACCGGCAATCACGACGAAGCCCTTCGTAAATACGCAGGCTTCGGGCTCAGCAATTTTGTGATCGATAACAAGCTCATCCTGGATGTGGACGGCAAACGGCACTGGTTCTTTCACGGGGACGTGTACGATGTGACCATGAAAAATTCCAAATGGCTGGCCAAGCTGGGTGGAAAAGGATACGATCTGCTTATTATCCTGAACCGCCTGGTGAACCATATGCTGGAAAAAATGGGCAGGGAGAAGATGTCTTTCTCCAAAAAAGTGAAGGAAAGTGTAAAGCAGGCCGTTAAGTTCATTTCCGATTTTGAGCAGACCGTTGTGGAAATAGCCGTAGATAAACAGTTCGATGTGGTTTGCTGCGGTCATATTCACCAGCCGGTCATCAAGGAAATGAGCAGCAATGGTAAAACTGTAACGTACCTCAATTCCGGCGACTGGGTGGAAAGCCTTACCGCTCTGGAATACATGCAGGGGGAATGGAAGCTTTACCAACACCCGGCTTCATCCGTCAAAACCGTGATACCGGAAGAGGAAGAAGAGACCATTGCCCTCGAATGGGCAGCGTCCCGCGTCATTTCTTTCCCCGGAAGCTGA